A part of Setaria viridis chromosome 8, Setaria_viridis_v4.0, whole genome shotgun sequence genomic DNA contains:
- the LOC117866537 gene encoding uncharacterized protein isoform X1 yields MSIFIHLCEVYLGVPPSLELFTKLFRCKPQPSAQWMEVFGGAGFQLRNSGAYIEYNLTDSHGEWKKRWFYIGNHDPRLPVVTGHTPKHAENWVSESEDTPKLDHLMQQITELKALSLTEINVAASFLKRRVQPLQQRAHSGSEYAGLKDPSRMSDEDISDDDVEVLLAKFFRNYQGVPVIPVALHQYDAWYEPEVSRVLAGYLAQSEEESEAVAEESEDEPSPPVKKCRVVRKMSTAKSASTPEKSRGAKAVDTVLGSDEAASEEVVITDLRIGDVSVDMVPETVPSTEVGVAPELSALAPSAAMMPVADQAVLGLLAGIAGVAKEVSPVLATGTLLSNVIASGLGEKIASAVVPTAPNTRPPVAEKKRVRLPPR; encoded by the exons atgtccattttcatacacctctgcgaagtttatttgggagttcctccaagcctcgagcTGTTTACGAagttgttccgttgtaagcctcagccgagtgcccaatggatggaagtctttggaggcgccgggttccaactcaggaactcgggcgcatacattgagtacaacttgactgattcccatggtgagtggaagaagaggtggttctatattgggaaccacgatcctcgcctacctgtggtgactggtcacacgcccaagcatgcggaaaactgggtgagcgaatcCGAAGATACTCCCAAGctggatcacctgatgcagcagattaccgagttgaaggcactcagtCTTACTGAAATCAATGTGGCAGCTAGCTTTCtaaagagaagggtccagccgcttcaacaacgtgctcattcgggaagtgagtacgcaggtcttaaggatccatcgcgtatgtccgatgaggatatatccgatgatgacgtagaggtgctgttggccaagttcttcaggaactatcagggagtaccagtaatccctgtgGCCCTTcatcagtatgacgcctggtatgagccagaagtg tctcgagttcttgccggctacttggcgcagtcggaagaagagtcagaggctgttgctgaggagtcagaggacgaaccctctcctcccGTCAAGAAATGCAGAGTGGTCCGCAAGATGTCtacggctaagtctgcttcaacccctgagaagtctcggggtgccaag GCTGTTGATACGGTGCTTGGTAgcgatgaggctgcttctgaagaagtagtcatAACCGACTTGCGCATCGGTGATGTATCTGTTGATATGGTGCCAGAGacggtgccatcaacagaagttggagtagcccccgagttgtCCGCACTGGCTCCGTCGGCTGCCATGATGCCCGTTGCTGACCAAGCAGTCTTGGGGCTGCTTGCCGGAATAGCGGGTGTTGccaaggaggtgtcgccagtacttgctactggtaccttgctgtccaatgtgatcgccagtg gccttggcgagaagataGCATCGGCAGTTGTTCCTACGGCGCCCaatactcggccgcctgttgccgagaagaagcgtgtgcgattgccgccacgctGA
- the LOC117866537 gene encoding uncharacterized protein isoform X2 gives MIPIETGVGPDPSTTLSAPFEDLIVEEVPRVDAGHLGATMSMLQDIIRSAEVPATASGSRSAALSTSTGGSLAVVGVEKAKEATSPGATLGTIPHLAESTQRPVVSLPSNLEFQKAIDVFRSFQERSHQLEQECARLTEAVRVHEVGAKSFAVERTDHAVLQQKPESRYKSLNKKYQELKKPEAAARSQVLDWRNMHDRVADEADHLRAVLTEAQAACEHQRDRKMQNGMMLAMAMVACRDHAQTMGRLRGKLQELTAAAEDLVNAIAPVEEGAGPQLLVERLKAAPSKVADFAKLFVNRSLPL, from the exons atgATCCCTATAGAAACAGGGGTAGGgccggatccctcgactacattatctgctcctttCGAGGACTTAATCGTTGAGGAGGTACCCAGGGTTGACGCCGGtcatcttggagctaccatgtcgatgcttcaagacatCATCCGTTCGGCGGAAGTTCCCGCCACTGCATCGGGTTCAagaagtgctgccttatcaacatctaCTGGTGGATCACTGGCCGTAGTTggtgttgaaaaagccaaagaggcgacttctccag gtgccactctgggtacgattcctcatcttgcggagagtactcaaagaccggtGGTCAGCCTGCCATccaacttggagttccagaaggccatcgatgttttccggagcttccag gaacgaagtcatcaactggagcaagagtgtgCCCGTTTGACAGAAGCTgtgagggttcatgaagttggGGCGAAGTCTTTTGCCGTGGAACGTACGGATCATGCGGTTCTACAGCAAAAACctgagagccgctacaagtcactgaacaagaagtatcaag agctcaagaagccggaggcggctgcaaggagccaagttctcgattGGAGAAACAtgcacgaccgagtggcggatgaagccgaCCATCTTCGGGCCGTGCTGacagaagcacaggctgcttgcgagcatcagcgggaccgaaagatgcaaaatggcatgatgcttgccatggccatggtggcatgcagagatcatgctcaaaccatgggaagacttcggggcaaactccaggagctaactgcagcagctgaagacttggtgaacgccatagcccccgtggaagaaggcgcagggccacaGTTACTAGTCGAGCggttgaaggctgccccgagtaaagtggcggacTTTGCAAAACTATTTGTAAACAGATCCTTGCCGTTGTGA